From Streptomyces asiaticus, one genomic window encodes:
- a CDS encoding carboxymuconolactone decarboxylase family protein — protein MFEDPEDFGTFGRYVETPVDAMPPETRTAYEYTRRLRGLVPGPHKIWLANPRLLTAIVPTGAYFQTDSSLSKAEIEIVTNVVTGHWRSAYAAYEHEKIGVALGGLDPRQVEAIVAGRPASFDDPRQQLVYELASSLVERRVIPVGLYRRAKGTIGDAGIVDVTVLMGWFTGVSLTLAAFDVPSNAVGLDQ, from the coding sequence ATGTTCGAGGATCCCGAGGACTTCGGGACGTTCGGTCGCTACGTGGAGACGCCGGTCGACGCCATGCCACCGGAGACGCGCACCGCGTACGAGTACACTCGGCGACTGCGTGGCCTGGTGCCCGGCCCGCACAAGATCTGGCTGGCCAACCCCCGGCTGCTGACGGCAATCGTGCCCACCGGTGCGTACTTCCAGACGGACTCGTCGCTGTCCAAGGCGGAGATCGAGATCGTCACGAACGTCGTCACCGGCCACTGGCGCTCCGCCTACGCCGCCTATGAGCACGAGAAGATCGGCGTGGCGCTGGGCGGTCTCGACCCGCGGCAGGTGGAGGCCATCGTCGCCGGCCGTCCCGCCTCCTTCGACGACCCACGGCAGCAGCTCGTGTACGAACTCGCGTCATCGCTGGTGGAACGGCGTGTCATCCCCGTCGGGCTGTACCGCCGGGCCAAGGGGACGATCGGCGACGCGGGCATCGTCGACGTCACCGTGCTGATGGGCTGGTTCACCGGTGTGTCGCTGACCCTCGCCGCGTTCGACGTGCCGTCGAACGCGGTCGGCCTGGACCAGTGA
- a CDS encoding carboxymuconolactone decarboxylase family protein yields MEESRRREEMAMRLPLLHPEELTPAQRDLYDAFDTMVKADEYAGFEVRDADGAFVGPWGVMLHFPELGQALARFIDLAQRLPGLSERARQVVILTIGARFDVAYELYAHARLGARAGLRPDQVATLCAGGRPSGLTEEEALAADVATALTGKGPVPGPLYDTAVRTLGREALDAIVFVTVHYLALGVVLNAYDVPAGGPAPRK; encoded by the coding sequence ATGGAAGAGAGCCGTCGAAGAGAGGAGATGGCCATGCGGCTGCCGCTGCTCCATCCCGAGGAACTGACCCCGGCACAGCGGGATCTGTACGACGCCTTCGACACGATGGTGAAGGCCGACGAGTACGCCGGATTCGAGGTCCGTGACGCCGACGGAGCGTTCGTCGGACCGTGGGGGGTGATGCTCCACTTCCCGGAACTGGGGCAGGCGCTCGCCCGGTTCATCGACCTCGCCCAGCGGCTTCCCGGACTCTCGGAGCGGGCCCGCCAGGTCGTCATCCTGACGATCGGAGCGCGCTTCGACGTGGCGTACGAGCTGTACGCGCACGCTCGTCTGGGGGCGCGGGCCGGGCTGCGGCCGGATCAGGTGGCGACGCTGTGCGCGGGCGGCCGCCCGTCCGGCCTCACCGAGGAGGAGGCGCTCGCGGCCGACGTCGCGACCGCCCTGACCGGCAAGGGCCCTGTGCCGGGCCCGCTGTACGACACGGCCGTCAGGACGCTGGGGCGGGAAGCCCTCGACGCGATCGTCTTCGTGACCGTCCACTACCTGGCGCTGGGAGTCGTCCTCAACGCGTACGACGTGCCGGCGGGAGGCCCGGCCCCGCGGAAGTAG
- a CDS encoding thiamine pyrophosphate-binding protein, protein MATASGVVPRVAHDVARALQDSGVDRVFLITGGDLWLWRALRDHGIEMCLARSEAASVVMADAYARVTGRPAVVYGQWGPGAANVAAALADARWAHSPLVALTSTVSTRVEYKYEYQELDQPPMFQSVTKWQARVTRADRAGELVAQALRIAGAGAPGPVHIDIPCDILAAEAVEAAEAAPSHANANANADALYAPIRRPAPSAPSAAAVADIADRLARSLRPVLLAGNGVLMADAAEDLTRLAETVGVPVLTTLGGKGSIAENHPLSVGVAGRYASKVANGIAREADFVLAIGTDLGGLATDTYTLPSSDADVVQVDVVAEHIGRTRTVDAGVVADAGELCRALAVALPSEPGNRAHHTWRESVRSRCATWQEAFRAVAHRPAAGHVRPEAVVAILRELADDRDLLVADTGFMGAWGGALFPVHAPGRTFLRAAGTLGWAFPAVLGAQLAAGAERRAFALVGDGGFGYHVGDLETALRLDIPAVTIVLNNASLAYEHVGFKHALGEEPVSEVCDFLDVDHAKVAAAYGVFAARVDSADAFRGALEKAIAAARPALIDVVVSKERVAPVTTFDTRLVRDV, encoded by the coding sequence GTGGCGACAGCCAGTGGAGTCGTGCCCCGGGTCGCGCATGACGTCGCGCGCGCCCTGCAGGACAGCGGCGTCGACCGGGTCTTCCTGATCACCGGTGGTGATCTGTGGCTCTGGCGCGCCCTGCGCGATCACGGCATCGAGATGTGCCTGGCCCGCAGCGAGGCCGCGTCCGTGGTGATGGCCGACGCCTACGCCCGGGTCACCGGCAGGCCCGCCGTGGTCTACGGGCAGTGGGGGCCGGGAGCGGCGAACGTCGCCGCCGCGCTCGCGGACGCCCGATGGGCCCACAGCCCGCTCGTGGCGCTCACCAGCACGGTCTCGACGCGGGTCGAGTACAAGTACGAGTACCAGGAGCTCGACCAGCCGCCCATGTTCCAGTCGGTGACGAAATGGCAGGCACGGGTCACGCGCGCGGACCGCGCCGGGGAGCTCGTCGCCCAGGCGTTGCGCATCGCGGGTGCGGGAGCTCCGGGGCCGGTGCACATCGACATCCCGTGCGACATCCTCGCCGCGGAAGCGGTGGAAGCGGCAGAAGCCGCACCGTCGCACGCCAACGCCAACGCCAACGCCGATGCCTTGTACGCACCGATCCGTCGCCCGGCCCCGTCGGCTCCCTCGGCCGCCGCCGTGGCCGACATCGCCGACCGCCTGGCCCGGAGCCTGCGACCGGTCCTCCTGGCCGGCAACGGGGTCCTGATGGCCGATGCCGCCGAAGACCTCACCCGACTCGCGGAAACCGTGGGTGTTCCGGTCCTCACGACCCTGGGTGGAAAGGGCTCGATCGCCGAGAACCATCCCCTGTCGGTCGGCGTGGCGGGACGCTACGCGAGCAAGGTGGCGAACGGGATCGCGCGCGAGGCCGACTTCGTCCTCGCGATCGGCACCGACCTCGGCGGCCTCGCGACCGATACCTACACGCTGCCCTCGTCGGACGCGGACGTGGTTCAAGTCGACGTAGTGGCAGAGCACATCGGCCGGACCCGTACGGTCGACGCGGGAGTGGTAGCCGACGCCGGTGAGCTGTGCCGTGCCCTTGCCGTGGCACTGCCCTCGGAGCCCGGCAACCGTGCTCATCACACCTGGCGCGAGTCGGTGCGGAGCAGGTGCGCGACCTGGCAGGAGGCGTTCCGGGCCGTTGCGCACCGCCCCGCCGCCGGGCATGTCCGGCCCGAGGCCGTCGTGGCGATCCTGCGCGAGCTGGCGGACGACCGCGATCTGCTCGTCGCGGACACCGGGTTCATGGGGGCCTGGGGAGGCGCGCTGTTTCCCGTCCACGCGCCCGGCCGGACGTTCCTGCGCGCCGCCGGCACGCTCGGCTGGGCGTTCCCGGCGGTCCTCGGGGCACAGCTCGCGGCCGGGGCGGAACGTCGCGCGTTCGCGCTCGTGGGCGACGGTGGCTTCGGCTACCACGTAGGAGACCTGGAGACCGCGCTGCGGCTGGACATTCCCGCGGTGACCATCGTCCTGAACAACGCGAGCCTCGCCTACGAACACGTCGGGTTCAAGCACGCCCTCGGCGAGGAGCCCGTGTCGGAGGTCTGCGACTTCCTCGACGTCGACCACGCCAAGGTCGCGGCGGCGTACGGGGTGTTCGCGGCCCGCGTCGACTCGGCGGACGCCTTCCGGGGCGCCCTGGAGAAGGCGATCGCCGCTGCCCGCCCGGCGTTGATCGATGTCGTCGTCAGCAAGGAGCGCGTCGCCCCGGTCACCACCTTCGACACCCGACTGGTCAGGGACGTCTGA
- a CDS encoding TetR/AcrR family transcriptional regulator translates to MPKVSQEYLDARRAEILTAARRCFVRDGFHETSMQDLLAEAGMSSGSVYRYFPSKQDMIIAIAEENLAEVVHEARRQAERRPAAGAGAAIADLFEVIRAKHAENGFAAIALLTWSESLRNPTLAERLRTALTEATADLATIVREHQDSRRLPPDATPDSLAQLITSTVPGYILQLATLGPDAVDGLPDAARALWPTPEAP, encoded by the coding sequence ATGCCGAAGGTGAGCCAGGAGTACCTCGACGCCCGCAGAGCGGAGATCCTGACCGCGGCGAGGCGCTGCTTCGTCCGGGACGGCTTCCACGAGACGTCGATGCAGGATCTGCTCGCCGAGGCCGGGATGTCCTCGGGGTCGGTGTACCGGTATTTCCCCAGCAAGCAGGACATGATCATCGCGATCGCCGAGGAGAACCTGGCCGAGGTGGTGCACGAGGCCCGCCGCCAGGCCGAGCGCAGGCCCGCCGCCGGGGCCGGCGCGGCGATCGCCGATCTCTTCGAGGTCATCAGGGCGAAGCACGCGGAGAACGGCTTCGCCGCCATCGCGCTGCTGACCTGGTCCGAATCCCTGCGCAACCCGACGCTCGCCGAGCGGCTCAGGACCGCGCTCACCGAGGCGACGGCCGACCTCGCCACCATCGTCCGGGAGCATCAGGACTCCCGCCGTCTACCGCCGGACGCCACGCCGGACTCACTGGCCCAACTGATCACCTCGACGGTGCCCGGCTACATCCTCCAGCTCGCCACGCTCGGCCCGGACGCGGTCGACGGCCTGCCCGACGCCGCCCGCGCGCTGTGGCCGACGCCCGAGGCGCCATAG
- a CDS encoding TetR/AcrR family transcriptional regulator: MRKELTAKGKATRNRIVEGAAAVLREKDVSAATLDDVMARTRTSKSQLFHYFPDGKDELLLAVAHHEADQVLADQQPYLGCLDSWEAWQRWRDQVVKRYAEQGEECPLGSLVLHLGRSTPGARDVVVALMRQWQESLATGIRALQTAGQLPAELDVEHRAAALLAGIQGGVLILQSTGRADHLRAALDQGIGDLRRAAAA; encoded by the coding sequence ATGCGCAAGGAGCTGACGGCGAAGGGGAAGGCCACCCGGAACCGGATCGTCGAGGGCGCGGCCGCGGTGCTGCGCGAGAAGGACGTGTCGGCGGCCACGCTCGACGACGTCATGGCGCGCACGCGCACCAGCAAGAGCCAGCTGTTCCACTACTTCCCCGACGGGAAGGACGAGCTGCTGCTGGCGGTCGCGCACCACGAGGCCGACCAGGTCCTGGCGGACCAGCAGCCGTACCTGGGCTGCCTGGACTCCTGGGAGGCGTGGCAGCGGTGGCGCGATCAAGTGGTCAAGCGCTATGCGGAGCAGGGCGAGGAGTGCCCGCTGGGCTCGCTCGTCCTCCATCTGGGCCGCTCCACCCCGGGCGCCCGGGATGTCGTGGTGGCGTTGATGCGGCAGTGGCAGGAGAGCCTGGCCACCGGCATCCGGGCCCTCCAGACGGCCGGGCAGCTGCCCGCCGAGCTGGATGTCGAGCACCGCGCGGCCGCGCTGCTGGCGGGCATCCAGGGTGGTGTGCTGATTCTCCAGTCGACCGGCCGAGCCGACCATCTGCGGGCCGCGCTCGATCAGGGCATCGGGGATCTGCGGCGCGCCGCGGCGGCCTGA
- a CDS encoding SDR family NAD(P)-dependent oxidoreductase: MSGRLQDKRALVTGATSNIGRAIAERFAAEGAHVVVSGRSAERGTEVVDAIRARGGRADFLRADLNGSAEASRALAEEAASVLGGGIDVLVNNAGIYPGDSTADTDEKSFDHVYAVNVKAPFFLTAAIAPAMAEAGGGAIVNLGSWIARLGIPIGALYSSSKGAMETLTRAWAAEFGPRGVRVNAISPGVVHTPVPGEAHPGEAMMNGTPAGGVGSPEAIAHAAVYLAGDEAAFVHGIVLDVDGGRTTAAVIAA; the protein is encoded by the coding sequence ATGAGTGGACGGTTGCAGGACAAGAGGGCGCTGGTGACCGGTGCGACGAGCAACATCGGGCGGGCGATCGCGGAGCGGTTCGCCGCCGAGGGCGCGCATGTGGTGGTGTCCGGGCGCAGCGCCGAGCGGGGCACGGAGGTGGTCGACGCCATCCGTGCGCGGGGCGGCCGCGCCGACTTCCTACGGGCGGATCTGAACGGAAGCGCGGAGGCCTCCCGCGCCCTGGCCGAGGAGGCGGCGTCCGTTCTGGGCGGAGGCATCGACGTCCTGGTCAACAACGCCGGGATCTACCCCGGTGACAGCACCGCGGACACCGACGAGAAGTCCTTCGACCACGTCTACGCGGTGAATGTGAAGGCGCCGTTCTTCCTGACCGCCGCGATCGCTCCGGCGATGGCCGAGGCCGGTGGCGGGGCGATCGTCAACCTGGGGTCGTGGATCGCCCGGCTGGGCATTCCCATCGGCGCGCTCTACAGCTCCAGCAAGGGCGCGATGGAGACCCTGACCCGGGCCTGGGCCGCCGAGTTCGGCCCGCGGGGTGTGCGGGTGAACGCGATCTCTCCGGGAGTGGTCCACACGCCCGTACCCGGCGAGGCGCACCCGGGCGAGGCCATGATGAACGGCACCCCGGCCGGGGGCGTCGGAAGTCCGGAGGCCATCGCGCACGCGGCGGTCTATCTCGCGGGCGACGAGGCCGCGTTCGTCCACGGCATCGTGCTGGACGTCGACGGGGGCCGCACCACGGCGGCCGTCATCGCGGCGTAG
- the zwf gene encoding glucose-6-phosphate dehydrogenase — MTAPDDHVIVLFGATGDLAKRKLLPGLFHLAAAGLLPDGYRIVGSAPTRSAMSDDAFRTLAHDAVATFGRSKPTGPGWKSFEESLSFGAADPQDPGALLAAVRAAEDSLGGPSRRLFHLAIPPSAFASTIGMLGDTGLAAENAKVIVEKPFGTDLASARALNETINAVFDESRVFRIDHFLGKESVDNILALRFANGMFEPNWNRDHIRYVQIDVPETLGLEGRAHFYEGTGAFRDMIVTHLIQVLGIVAMEPPVSLAAEPLRDEKDKVFEAMRPIGPGDVVRGQYEGYRDEPGVAPDSTTETFAALRVEVDNWRWAGVPFHLRSGKNLARGRQVITLGLREPPLRMFPTDLADQEKNRANKIVIDFGDPGWIAARFLTKEPGPAMRLEPATMAFGYAGSFCEENGLEGYERLILDAMLGDQSLFTRAGGIERIWAASTPLLENPPPVQPYAPGSWGPEPAVSELIAPYSWHLPDAAEVLPGTFGTD; from the coding sequence ATGACGGCACCGGACGACCATGTGATCGTGCTCTTCGGCGCCACCGGCGACCTCGCCAAGCGCAAGCTGCTCCCCGGGCTGTTCCACCTCGCCGCCGCGGGACTCCTCCCCGACGGCTACCGCATCGTGGGCTCGGCCCCGACCCGCTCCGCGATGAGCGACGACGCGTTCCGCACCCTCGCCCATGACGCGGTCGCCACCTTCGGACGGTCCAAGCCGACCGGGCCGGGGTGGAAGTCCTTCGAGGAGTCGCTGTCCTTCGGCGCGGCCGACCCCCAGGACCCCGGGGCGCTGCTCGCGGCCGTACGGGCGGCGGAGGACTCCCTCGGCGGGCCGTCCCGCAGACTGTTCCACCTGGCCATTCCGCCCTCGGCGTTCGCGTCCACCATCGGCATGCTCGGCGACACGGGCCTGGCGGCGGAGAACGCGAAGGTGATCGTGGAGAAGCCCTTCGGCACCGATCTGGCGTCGGCGCGGGCGCTCAACGAGACGATCAACGCCGTCTTCGACGAATCCCGGGTCTTCCGCATCGATCACTTCCTCGGCAAGGAGTCGGTGGACAACATCCTCGCCCTCCGCTTCGCCAACGGCATGTTCGAGCCCAACTGGAACCGGGACCACATCAGATATGTGCAGATCGATGTGCCCGAGACGCTCGGCCTGGAGGGCCGTGCCCACTTCTACGAGGGCACCGGGGCCTTCCGGGACATGATCGTCACCCATCTGATCCAGGTGCTCGGCATCGTGGCGATGGAACCACCGGTCTCGCTCGCCGCCGAGCCGTTGCGCGACGAGAAGGACAAGGTCTTCGAGGCGATGCGCCCCATCGGGCCCGGGGATGTCGTGCGCGGCCAGTACGAGGGCTACCGCGACGAACCCGGGGTGGCCCCCGACTCGACGACCGAGACGTTCGCCGCACTGCGGGTGGAGGTGGACAACTGGCGGTGGGCCGGGGTCCCGTTCCATCTGCGCTCCGGCAAGAACCTCGCACGGGGCCGCCAGGTGATCACCCTCGGACTGCGCGAGCCGCCCCTGCGGATGTTCCCCACCGACCTCGCCGACCAGGAGAAGAACCGGGCCAACAAGATCGTGATCGACTTCGGGGACCCCGGGTGGATCGCCGCCCGCTTCCTCACCAAGGAGCCCGGCCCCGCCATGCGGCTCGAACCGGCCACGATGGCCTTCGGCTACGCCGGGTCGTTCTGCGAGGAGAACGGGCTCGAGGGCTACGAACGCCTCATCCTGGACGCCATGCTGGGCGACCAGTCGCTGTTCACCCGGGCAGGCGGCATCGAACGCATCTGGGCCGCGTCGACCCCCCTCCTGGAGAACCCCCCGCCGGTCCAGCCCTACGCCCCCGGCTCCTGGGGCCCCGAACCGGCCGTCAGCGAACTGATCGCACCCTACTCGTGGCATCTGCCGGACGCCGCCGAGGTCCTGCCCGGCACGTTCGGCACCGACTGA
- the gnd gene encoding phosphogluconate dehydrogenase (NAD(+)-dependent, decarboxylating): protein MATDTPTQLGMIGLGRMGANLVRRLMRDGHRCVVYDVNESAVQEMEGEGAVAARSLGDLVAKLERPRAVWLMLPAAVVQPTLDQLTELLDPDDAIIDGGNSYYRDDITRAAQLAPHRIHYLDCGTSGGVWGLERGYCLMIGGEDGPVARLDPIFRTIAPGAGSAEPTPSRHADGTAPEGYLHCGPSGAGHFVKMVHNGVEYGMMAAIAEGLSIIDHADAGLRKRAADAETTPLREPEAYQYEIDVGEVAEVWRRGSVVGSWLVDLTADALARSPQLDEFTGRVSDSGEGRWTVRAAIDEGVPAAVISTALTDRFQSRGLGEFADRVLSAMRSEFGGHAEKRSGR from the coding sequence ATGGCTACCGACACCCCCACGCAGCTCGGCATGATCGGGCTCGGCCGGATGGGCGCGAACCTCGTGCGCCGGCTGATGCGCGACGGCCACCGCTGTGTGGTCTACGACGTCAACGAAAGCGCCGTACAGGAGATGGAGGGAGAGGGCGCGGTCGCCGCCCGCTCGCTCGGTGACCTGGTGGCGAAGCTGGAGCGGCCACGGGCCGTGTGGCTCATGCTGCCCGCCGCCGTCGTACAGCCCACCCTCGACCAGCTCACCGAGCTCCTCGACCCGGATGACGCCATCATCGACGGTGGCAACTCCTACTACCGCGACGACATCACCCGCGCGGCGCAGCTCGCCCCGCACCGCATCCACTACCTGGACTGCGGAACCTCCGGCGGCGTCTGGGGACTTGAGCGCGGCTACTGCCTGATGATCGGCGGTGAGGACGGGCCCGTCGCCCGGCTCGACCCCATCTTCCGCACCATCGCGCCCGGCGCCGGCTCCGCCGAGCCGACACCGAGCAGACACGCCGACGGAACGGCGCCGGAGGGCTATCTCCACTGCGGTCCGAGCGGAGCCGGCCACTTCGTGAAGATGGTCCACAACGGGGTCGAGTACGGCATGATGGCCGCGATCGCCGAGGGGCTCAGCATCATCGACCACGCGGACGCCGGACTGCGCAAGCGCGCCGCGGACGCGGAGACCACCCCGCTGCGCGAACCGGAGGCGTACCAGTACGAGATCGACGTCGGCGAGGTGGCCGAGGTGTGGCGCCGCGGCTCGGTCGTGGGCTCCTGGCTCGTCGATCTCACCGCCGACGCGCTGGCCCGGTCACCGCAGCTGGACGAGTTCACCGGTCGCGTCTCGGACTCCGGCGAAGGGCGCTGGACGGTACGGGCCGCGATCGACGAAGGCGTACCCGCCGCCGTGATCAGCACGGCGCTCACCGACCGCTTCCAGTCGCGGGGCCTCGGCGAGTTCGCCGACCGGGTGCTGTCCGCCATGCGCAGCGAGTTCGGCGGACACGCCGAGAAGAGGAGCGGGCGATGA
- the tkt gene encoding transketolase gives MTDLDTLSVNTIRGLCMDAIQKANSGHPGTPMGMAPVAYTLWQRFLRFDPADPIWPNRDRFVLSEGHASALLWSLLHLTGVRTVDPEYEVLGRPAVTLDDLKSFRQLDSRCPGHPEYRWTSGVETTTGPLGQGVATSVGMAIAGQWLAARYNRDDFTLFDFDVYALAGDGCMMEGVSSEAASLAGHLRLSNLCWIYDSNRVTIEGHTDITFTEELAARFLAYGWNVTTVADANDLGRIGRAFHFFRAETERPTLVLVHSHIGYGSPVEDSPKAHGSPFGPEGVKATKRALGLPPDADFHIPDGVPDWFARGIGARGGQLRSHWEKTFDAYRGAYPELADELERIQRRELPDGWETALPTFPADPKGLAGRDSSGQVLNAVAKAVPWVLGGSADLAPSTKTRLTFGGAGDFQPYDRAGRNLHFGVREHAAAAVANGMALTKLRPYWSGFLIFSDYAKAAIRLSALMEIPTVHIFTHDSIGVGEDGPTHQPVEQLAGLRATPGLLVFRPADANEVAETWRVVAGLRRAPAALVLSRQPLPTLDRTRLGAATGVAWGAYVLADADRGEPEVILLATGSEVALALAAHEELTAEGIASRVVSMPCWELFDRQPREYRDQVLPPAVTRRVAVEEASTFGWDRYVGADGAVVGMHTFGASAPLKQLLTKFGFTPERVARVARELVAPG, from the coding sequence ATGACCGACCTGGACACGCTGTCGGTGAACACGATCCGCGGACTGTGCATGGACGCGATCCAGAAGGCGAATTCGGGGCACCCCGGAACGCCCATGGGCATGGCGCCCGTCGCGTACACACTGTGGCAGCGGTTTCTGCGCTTCGACCCCGCCGATCCCATCTGGCCGAACCGCGACCGCTTCGTGCTCTCCGAGGGCCATGCCTCCGCCCTGCTCTGGTCGCTGCTGCACCTGACCGGTGTGCGCACGGTCGACCCCGAGTACGAGGTGCTGGGACGTCCGGCGGTGACCCTCGACGATCTGAAGTCCTTCCGGCAGCTCGACTCGCGCTGCCCCGGCCACCCCGAGTACCGCTGGACGAGCGGCGTCGAGACGACCACCGGCCCGCTCGGCCAGGGCGTCGCCACCTCCGTCGGCATGGCGATCGCCGGCCAGTGGCTGGCGGCCAGGTACAACCGCGACGACTTCACGCTCTTCGACTTCGATGTGTACGCGCTCGCCGGGGACGGCTGCATGATGGAGGGCGTCTCCTCCGAGGCCGCCTCGCTCGCCGGACACCTGCGGCTGTCCAACCTGTGCTGGATCTACGACTCCAACCGGGTCACCATCGAGGGCCACACCGACATCACCTTCACCGAGGAGCTCGCCGCGCGCTTCCTGGCCTACGGCTGGAACGTGACCACCGTGGCCGACGCCAACGACCTCGGCCGGATCGGCCGCGCCTTCCACTTCTTCCGCGCCGAGACCGAGCGCCCGACCCTGGTCCTCGTCCACAGCCACATCGGGTACGGCTCGCCGGTCGAGGACTCACCGAAAGCACACGGGTCGCCGTTCGGGCCGGAGGGGGTCAAAGCCACCAAGCGCGCCCTCGGCCTGCCACCCGACGCCGACTTCCACATCCCCGACGGTGTGCCCGACTGGTTCGCACGGGGGATCGGCGCGCGCGGTGGCCAGTTGCGCAGTCACTGGGAGAAGACGTTCGACGCCTACCGCGGCGCGTACCCGGAGCTCGCCGACGAGTTGGAGCGGATCCAGCGCCGTGAGCTGCCGGACGGCTGGGAGACCGCGCTGCCCACCTTCCCGGCCGATCCGAAGGGCCTGGCCGGCCGCGACTCCTCGGGCCAGGTGCTGAACGCGGTGGCCAAGGCGGTGCCCTGGGTGCTCGGCGGGTCCGCCGACCTGGCGCCGTCGACCAAGACCCGCCTCACCTTCGGCGGTGCGGGCGACTTCCAGCCGTATGACCGCGCCGGGCGCAATCTGCACTTCGGCGTACGGGAGCACGCGGCCGCCGCGGTGGCCAATGGAATGGCGCTGACGAAGCTCCGTCCGTACTGGTCCGGGTTCCTGATCTTCTCCGACTACGCCAAGGCGGCCATTCGCCTCTCCGCGCTGATGGAGATCCCCACCGTGCACATCTTCACCCACGACTCCATCGGGGTCGGCGAGGACGGGCCCACCCACCAGCCCGTCGAGCAGCTGGCGGGGCTGCGCGCCACGCCCGGGCTGCTGGTGTTCCGCCCCGCCGACGCGAACGAGGTCGCCGAGACGTGGCGGGTGGTCGCCGGTCTCCGCCGGGCCCCGGCCGCGCTGGTCCTCTCCCGCCAGCCGCTGCCCACCCTCGACCGCACCCGGCTCGGCGCGGCCACCGGTGTCGCGTGGGGCGCCTACGTCCTGGCGGACGCGGACCGGGGCGAGCCCGAGGTGATCCTGCTCGCCACCGGCTCCGAGGTGGCGCTGGCCCTGGCCGCGCACGAGGAGCTCACCGCCGAGGGCATCGCGTCCCGGGTGGTGAGCATGCCCTGCTGGGAGCTGTTCGACCGTCAGCCGCGCGAGTACCGCGACCAGGTGCTGCCGCCCGCGGTCACGCGCAGGGTCGCGGTGGAGGAGGCCTCCACGTTCGGCTGGGACCGGTACGTCGGCGCGGACGGGGCCGTCGTCGGCATGCACACCTTCGGTGCCTCCGCCCCCCTCAAACAGCTGCTCACGAAGTTCGGATTCACCCCCGAGCGCGTCGCGCGGGTGGCGCGCGAGCTGGTGGCCCCGGGCTGA